The window AATCGCCTTCGTTCTTAGGCACCAGACCAGTACCCTGGATATCCTGCAAATAGGATTTAAGATATAGCGATGCGTTTTGCCTGTACCACACTTCTGCCCAGTTCTCCAGCGACTCTTCCTGTTTCTGGTTAAGCACCTGCATTTCGAAAAGAGAGGCATAGGCAGCATAGTGGAAGGAACGTATCATTCCGGCCACATCGCGTAGCGGGCTGCGGCGTATGCGGCGCTCACTAAAAGCACGGGCCGGCTCGCCTTCAAAATCGATGATGTAAAAATCACGGCCTGTGTAAAGAACCTGCCCCAGGTGATAATCGCCATGGGTACGGATTTTCAGGGTAGTGATTTTATGATCGTAAATTTGCTTGAACTGATCCAGTACCTGTCCGCGCATATCCAGAATCTGTTCCGCATCTGTGCGAACATGATCCGGCAACTGCTTTAAGCGCTTGCCCAGCAGCTCAAAAGAGCTTCTGGTGAGGGTCTGCAGGGAGCTGAACAGCGATCGCTGGTAATGAAGACTAAAATCTTCGTGTGAAAAATCTGTGAAATCCGGCTGCGCTGCCAGGGCTTTATGCATATCGGCAGTACGCCTGCCTAATAGTGATATGTTTTCCTGATAAGGCCTGCCCAGCAGGTTCTGTACCTTATCTGGTAGTTCTTCAAAAGGTGTTGGGTCGAGCAGATCTGCTGAAACCTGTGGTGGCTGGTGTAGCTCCTCGCGCTGAGCAGATACATCTTCGTAATACATGCGCAGGTTGTCCAGTATGTACTGCCAGGCATCGCCCTGATTGCTTACCATTTCCTGTGCCATACCAACCATAAGTGTGCGGCCGTCTGACTGATGCCATTCCAGCGCACCCAGGTAGTTGGGGGTGTATTCAAAACCAGCTTTCTCGGTAAGGAAACGACTTACCTCAATATCCGGGTTCACCACATAGTCGAGCTTACGATACAGCTTCATGAACAGGCTGTTGTCGAAGGCGATGGCAGAATTGCTCTGCTCCGCGCTCATCACACGGCTTGGCAGATCAGGGGTGTTTTCCACCCATTCGGCAATTTTGCTGCCGGCAATGGCCTGCAGTCTCCGGTCAGGAGTTTTGGCTTTGTTGCTCCATTGCCTGATGATGCTATCGCGGAATGCTTTGCTGTATAGCGCATCATACACCTGCATTAGTTTATCATCAATAGCAATGGTGCCTATAACCTGCGCGCTACTCCGTTCTGCTTCCGAGGTTGATGCAGAATCGCAGACCATAAACGGAACCTGATACAGCTCCGGCAGACCTTCGTTATAAGCAACCTCCATCAGCAACCAGAAGAAGGTTTCTTCACCTTCCTTCAGCACATTCAGGTCTACAATTTTTGTAGAGGTGATGGTACGTGCCTTGCCTCCAAACCAGCGGGCTCTCTGCAGGTAGGGTCTGATGACCTTAGTAGCAAATTTATCTATGGTAGCTGTACTCGCCAGTTCATCCAGGGTCTTAAGTTTCATTTTAGGCACCTGCTGTTCTGCATCGGATTCTGTTCTTTCCTTAACAGGCTGCAGCTGTATCCAGTAATATCCATAAGGTGCCAGTGTGAAGAAATAAGGATCTTCTGTAATGGTAGGGAATTTGTTGTGGCTGAATACCTCAATTGCTTCGTGATGCTGGTACTCCGAAAGATCTATGGAAACGGGCTGGTTGAAACGTGACAGGTTCGCAATGACCAGAATATTTTCATCTTCGTAGCTGCGCACAAAAGCAAGCACCTTGGCATTTTGTGGCGAAAGAAATTTGATTTCGCCACGACCAAACACTTTAAAGCGCTTGCGCATATCGATGATGCGGCGCATCCACCACAGAAGTGAATTGGGATTGCGCTCCTGCAGCTCAACGTTTACTACTTCGTAGCTGTATTCAGGGTCCAGAATAACAGGTAGGTAAAGCCGCTGGGGATTGGCATTTGAAAAGCCTGCATTACGGTCTGCACTCCACTGCATGGGAGTACGCACACCATCACGGTCACCTAGATAATAATTATCTCCCATGCCAATTTCATCGCCATAATAGACGATAGGCGTGCCGGGCATACTCATGAGCAGTACATTCATGAGCTCAATTTTGCGACGGTCGTTATCCAGCAGCGGGGCCAGGCGGTGGCGAATACCAACATTAATTTTCGCCTGCGGATCTTTGGTGTACATTCTGTACATATAATCACGCTCCTCGTCGGTAACCATCTCCAGGGTAAGCTCATCGTGGTTACGCAGGAACATGCCCCACTGGCAGTTTTTTGGTATAGCCGGGGTTTGCTCCAGAATATCGATAATCGGGTACCGGTCTTCCATTTTTACCGCCATGAACATGCGCGGCATAATCGGAAAATGGTAATTCATCTGGCACTCATCACCATCACCAAAATAAGCAGCACTGTCTTCGGGCCACATGTTTGCTTCGGCCAGCAGCAGTTTTCCCGGGTATTTGTTGTCTACGTATGTCCGTAATTTTTTCAGGAATACGTGGGTTTCAGGCAGGTTCTCGCAGTTGGTGCCTTCTCTTTCAAACAGGTAAGGTACAGCATCCAGCCTGAAACCATCAACACCCAAATCAAGCCAGTACTCCAGCATTTTAAATACCTCATCCTGCACTTCGGGATTATCGTAGTTCAGGTCGGGCTGGTGATGAAAGAAACGGTGCCAGAAGTATTGTTCTGCTACAGGATCCCAGGTCCAGTTCGATGGCTCTGAGTCTGTGAAAATAATACGAGTATCGCTGTATTTAGTCGGGTCGTCGCTCCAGACATAATAATTACGATAAGGAGAGTCTTTTGGAGAACGGCGCGCGCGCTGAAACCAGGGGTGCTGATCTGATGTGTGATTGATAACCAGCTCGGTAATCACCTTCAGGTCACGTGCGTGAGCTTCTTCTATAAACCGCTTAAAATCTTCCAGCTTGCCATAGCGCTGGTTAATACTGAAATAATCGGCTATATCGTAGCCATCGTCTTTAAGAGGCGATGGGTAAAATGGCAGTAACCAGATGGCGGTTACCCCCAGCTCCTGCAGATAGTCCAGCTTTTGCAGCAGCCCCTGAAAATCGCCTATGCCATCGCCATTACCGTCGTTGAATGCTTTGATGTGCAACTCATAAATGATGGCATCCTTGTACCAGTGTAGCTTATCATCGAGTTGAAAAGATTGCTTATCCATATAAAAAACTTAAGATCCCAGAATATAAAAAATAATAGTGTAGGTGTGGCTTACAGAAGGCATCAGACTATACCCGGGGCCTCAAGCCTCAGGATATGTGCCGGCATGGCGCTAGGCTCCAGCTCAACATAATTCCATTCGTTTTGCCAGTTATAGGTATGGCCACTCATCAGGTCGTGCACCCGGTAACTCAGCTGATCTGGCAGCCCCAGCTCAGTCAGTGGCACTTTAATCCAGCCAGCCTGTTTCCATCTGAAGTCCAGGTTAACCACTACCACAATAATATTATTGCTGGATGGGCTCTTTTTGGCAAAAGTGAACAAATGCGCATTATCTGCCTGGCTTATCACTACATTATTGGTGTATTGCAATGCCTCATTTTCCCTTCTGATCATGTTGATCCTGGCGATGGTCTCCCCTATGCGGGTACGCCTGTTCCAATCCCAGTGGTGCAGCTGGTATTTCTCATTATCCACATACTCTTCTTTAGCAGGCATGGGTTTGTTGATACCAAATTCATACACCGGCCCGTACATACCCCAGTTAGAGGAAAGCGTTGCGGCAAGAATCATACGGCTGATGTGAGCAGCCTCTCCTCCATGCGTTAAATGTGGCGGCAGAATGTCTGGTGTATTAGGCCAGAAATTTGGTCTGAAATACTCTTTTACGGCTGTCTGGGTAAGGTTGTGCATATACTCTGCCAGCTCCTCACGACTCTCGCGCCAGGTAAAGTAGGTGTAGGATTGGGTAAAGCCAACCTTACCCAGGCGTTCCATTACGCGTGGTTTGGTAAAGGCTTCCGCTAAAAACAGCACCTCCGGGTTTTTCTTTTGCACGGAAGCAATCATCCACTCCCAGAAGGCAAAAGGTTTAGTATGCGGATTATCCACCCTGAAGATCTTCACCCCACGTGCCACCCAGAAATCAATAATATTTTTGAGCTCTTTCCACATGTTCTGCCAGTCGTCATTTTCAAAATTGAAGGGCAGCACATCCTGGTATTTTTTTGGAGGGTTCTCTGCATATTGAACAGTACCATCTGGACGCCACTTAAACCACTGCGGGTGTTCCTGCACATAAGGATGGTCTGGCGCACACTGGAGGGCATAATCAAGGGCTATCTCTATTCCATGATTCTTTGCTTCGGCCACCAGGGCCTCAAAATCTTCGAAAGAACCCAGGTCGGGATGAATGCTTTTGTGCCCGCCCAGGTGGCTGCCAATGGCCCAGGGAGAACCCACATCACCCTCGGAGGCATTGGTTGCATTATTTTTGCCTTTCCGGTTTTTCTCGCCAATGGGGTGTATGGGCGGAAAATACAACACATCGAAGCCCATCTCGGCAATGCGGGGCAGCAGGCGTATACAGTCCCGGAAGGTACCATGGCGGCCGGGTTCCACAGCAGCCGAGCGTGGAAAGAACTCATACCAGGAGCTGAAGCGGGCGCGCTCACGCTCAACCTTTAGGGTAAGTACCTTTTCGTACTGTTTTACATCCTGGTTTTTGTCATGGGTGCTGTACATCAGCTCGCTAAGCTCCCGGTCTTGTGCCAGTGCAACAGCGGTAGCCTGCTCAGAGGTATCGCTGAATTGACTCATCAGTTTGCTCAGGCGCTTGGCTTCTTTGCCCGAAAGACGCCCCACACCCTCCTCCATGAGCTGGCGCCCAATCTGGAGTTCAACACTTACATCCTGATTTGCTTCAAACTTCTTCTTCAGGCCTTGCTGCCAGCTCATAAAATGGTCCACCCACCCCTGAATGGTATATTCCCAGTCGCCTTCGGTATGGGGGGTAAATGTAGCCGTCCAGCGATCGTTCATAATAAACTGCATTGGCTGGTGTTGCCATTGTTTTTTTCCGGCCTGTCGGTAGGCTAGTCGCGCCTGTACCACCTCATGGCCATCGGCAAAAACATCGGCTTCTACTGTGCAGGGTTCGTTAACCGTTCGCTTCGCAGGGTATGCACCACACTCTACCTGTGGAATTACATTTTCAATAATTACCCTTTTGCGACCTTCATAATTCTGAATCATATTATTGGCTTATCGTTCTCTAAAAAATTGATGGCTGTAAAAGACTCCCTTTAAAAAAAATCCGAAACTCCAGTGTTTAGTATTCACGCCCAAAAATTAAGGAGTCTTCTCAACAAAATCATTATCTACAGCTTACTTCTTTTAATCAGTTTTTTATGAAATTGTTAATACAAAATGCTGAAAGAGGGGCCAAAAGGCATGAAAACGTTTGCATTCTTCCTTCAGCTACCCCTTTTAGCGCAATTCTTTAGCGTTTGCCTCTCCTGTTGGAAATTTTTTCAAGATTACGGTTGCGTATCCAGTTCAGGTATTTCTGCAGTGCCGGGGCTTCTTTGAGTTTCTCAACCGAATTATACTGCTTGGCAAGCTCTTTATTGGTAAACACCAGATGAATGGTACTATGGCAGGGCTGGCATAATGGAATGGTTGGACCATAACGTCCACCTTCCTCCCTGGGTATCAGGTGGTGGAGGCTCACACCCGATACAGATCGCTCACATAATTCACAGATTTGCGCTGCTTGTTTATTGGACAAACGTCAGTTAATTTTCTTTACTAACAATAAAAATGCATGTAGGTTATAAACAAAATTAATCAATTTGATTAACTGAAAATATAGTAAGATTGCAAGATAGAACTATCTGCACTCAGTATTGGAAATCACTTTATGGAACATACACATCAGCCATATCCTATAGAACAAGCTCCACTGCCTGCACATGGCAATTACATGGAGAATTTTGAGGATTCAGCATCCGGAAAGCAGTTTCCGGGAGCAATTCAGAGGTGGCAGCAGCAGGATAATCAATTCTACTTTTACTGCAAGGAAACAACGCTGCAGTTAACCGTTATCAGCGATAAAGTACTTCGTTTCCGTTATGCAATCTATAACATTTTTGAGAATGATTTTAGTTATGCTTTGGACAC of the Flammeovirgaceae bacterium 311 genome contains:
- a CDS encoding trehalose synthase (COG0366 Glycosidases), which gives rise to MDKQSFQLDDKLHWYKDAIIYELHIKAFNDGNGDGIGDFQGLLQKLDYLQELGVTAIWLLPFYPSPLKDDGYDIADYFSINQRYGKLEDFKRFIEEAHARDLKVITELVINHTSDQHPWFQRARRSPKDSPYRNYYVWSDDPTKYSDTRIIFTDSEPSNWTWDPVAEQYFWHRFFHHQPDLNYDNPEVQDEVFKMLEYWLDLGVDGFRLDAVPYLFEREGTNCENLPETHVFLKKLRTYVDNKYPGKLLLAEANMWPEDSAAYFGDGDECQMNYHFPIMPRMFMAVKMEDRYPIIDILEQTPAIPKNCQWGMFLRNHDELTLEMVTDEERDYMYRMYTKDPQAKINVGIRHRLAPLLDNDRRKIELMNVLLMSMPGTPIVYYGDEIGMGDNYYLGDRDGVRTPMQWSADRNAGFSNANPQRLYLPVILDPEYSYEVVNVELQERNPNSLLWWMRRIIDMRKRFKVFGRGEIKFLSPQNAKVLAFVRSYEDENILVIANLSRFNQPVSIDLSEYQHHEAIEVFSHNKFPTITEDPYFFTLAPYGYYWIQLQPVKERTESDAEQQVPKMKLKTLDELASTATIDKFATKVIRPYLQRARWFGGKARTITSTKIVDLNVLKEGEETFFWLLMEVAYNEGLPELYQVPFMVCDSASTSEAERSSAQVIGTIAIDDKLMQVYDALYSKAFRDSIIRQWSNKAKTPDRRLQAIAGSKIAEWVENTPDLPSRVMSAEQSNSAIAFDNSLFMKLYRKLDYVVNPDIEVSRFLTEKAGFEYTPNYLGALEWHQSDGRTLMVGMAQEMVSNQGDAWQYILDNLRMYYEDVSAQREELHQPPQVSADLLDPTPFEELPDKVQNLLGRPYQENISLLGRRTADMHKALAAQPDFTDFSHEDFSLHYQRSLFSSLQTLTRSSFELLGKRLKQLPDHVRTDAEQILDMRGQVLDQFKQIYDHKITTLKIRTHGDYHLGQVLYTGRDFYIIDFEGEPARAFSERRIRRSPLRDVAGMIRSFHYAAYASLFEMQVLNQKQEESLENWAEVWYRQNASLYLKSYLQDIQGTGLVPKNEGDLRILLQTFLLEKAVYELGYELNNRPDWLTIPIRGIQSILR
- a CDS encoding alpha amylase (COG0366 Glycosidases), encoding MIQNYEGRKRVIIENVIPQVECGAYPAKRTVNEPCTVEADVFADGHEVVQARLAYRQAGKKQWQHQPMQFIMNDRWTATFTPHTEGDWEYTIQGWVDHFMSWQQGLKKKFEANQDVSVELQIGRQLMEEGVGRLSGKEAKRLSKLMSQFSDTSEQATAVALAQDRELSELMYSTHDKNQDVKQYEKVLTLKVERERARFSSWYEFFPRSAAVEPGRHGTFRDCIRLLPRIAEMGFDVLYFPPIHPIGEKNRKGKNNATNASEGDVGSPWAIGSHLGGHKSIHPDLGSFEDFEALVAEAKNHGIEIALDYALQCAPDHPYVQEHPQWFKWRPDGTVQYAENPPKKYQDVLPFNFENDDWQNMWKELKNIIDFWVARGVKIFRVDNPHTKPFAFWEWMIASVQKKNPEVLFLAEAFTKPRVMERLGKVGFTQSYTYFTWRESREELAEYMHNLTQTAVKEYFRPNFWPNTPDILPPHLTHGGEAAHISRMILAATLSSNWGMYGPVYEFGINKPMPAKEEYVDNEKYQLHHWDWNRRTRIGETIARINMIRRENEALQYTNNVVISQADNAHLFTFAKKSPSSNNIIVVVVNLDFRWKQAGWIKVPLTELGLPDQLSYRVHDLMSGHTYNWQNEWNYVELEPSAMPAHILRLEAPGIV
- a CDS encoding hypothetical protein (COG1403 Restriction endonuclease), with the translated sequence MSLHHLIPREEGGRYGPTIPLCQPCHSTIHLVFTNKELAKQYNSVEKLKEAPALQKYLNWIRNRNLEKISNRRGKR